A DNA window from Impatiens glandulifera chromosome 7, dImpGla2.1, whole genome shotgun sequence contains the following coding sequences:
- the LOC124909832 gene encoding protein CHUP1, chloroplastic, producing MIVRLGFLVAASVAAYAVKHNANSSRSTSGSLANPPGAYSFLASFYLTSILVFNFELLFSPEEEEEEEEKEEVKLINSIINSTRSTAFDIDDDDEILPEFESLLSGEINFPFPDEKYDPEKQRVYEIEMENNASELERLRNLVRELEEREVKLEGELLEYYGLKEQESDVAELQKQLKIKAVEIEMLNITINSLQAERIKLQEEVSHGASARKELETARNKIKELQRQIQLEANQTKGQLLLLKQHVSGLQAKEEEAFKRDTDVDKKLKALKELEVEVVELKRKSRELQHEKRELAIKLDAAEARIATLSNITETEMVAKVREDVNNLRHEKEDLLKQVEGLQMNRFSEVEELVYLRWVNACLRFELRNYQTPSGKISARDLNKSLSPKSQERAKRLMLEYAGSERGQGDTDLESNFSHPSSPGSEDFDNVSIDSSTSKYSTLSKKTSLIQKFKKWGKSKDDTSLLSSPARSFGGSSPSRGSMSMKPRGALESLMLRNASESMGITSFGMGDQDLQSPDTPKNPPGESLNGVASSFHLMSKSVEGVLEEKYPAFKDRHKLAVEREKNIKEKADMARAVRFGDSSRLNPGFEPRDKPISLPPKLSSIKEKPLISSVSGVGDPTNDGKAGGLPSSQAVSKMQFAHIEKRAPRVARPPPKQSGGGSVSATIAPPFGGIPPPPGGPPPPPPPPGGARGPPRPPPPPGSLPRGGGDKVHRAPELVEFYQSLMKREAKKDTTSVASSTVSASDARSNMIGEIENRSTFLLAVKADVETQGDFVQSLATEVRAASFTGIGDLVAFVNWLDEELSFLVDERAVLKHFDWPEGKADALREAAFEYQDLMKLEKQVSSFDDDPKLSCDAALKKMYKLLEKVEQSVYALLRTRDMAVSRYREFGIPTDWLLDSGVVGKIKLSSVQLAKKYMKRVAGELDSASGPEKEPNREFLVLQGVRFAFRVHQFAGGFDAESMKAFEELRSRVHSSQTETAEEDDDDDGKLED from the exons ATGATAGTCAGGTTAGGATTTCTGGTTGCTGCTTCTGTTGCAGCTTATGCAGTTAAGCATAATGCCAACAGTTCGCGGTCAACTTCTGGCTCCTTAGCAAATCCACCAGGTGCTTACTCTTTTCTGGCTTCATTTTATTTGACTTCAATTTTGGTCTTCAATTTTGAATTGTTGTTTTCC ccggaagaagaagaagaagaggaggaaaaagaagaagtcaAGCTAATTAACAGTATAATAAATTCAACACGAAGTACTGCATTCGACATTGACGACGATGATGAAATTCTACCAGAATTTGAAAGCCTTTTATCTGGTGAGATTAATTTTCCATTCCCAGATGAGAAGTATGACCCAGAGAAACAAAGAGTATACGAAATCGAGATGGAAAATAATGCTAGCGAACTGGAACGGTTGCGAAATCTAGTAAGGGAACTGGAAGAGCGAGAAGTGAAGCTAGAAGGTGAATTACTGGAATATTATGGCCTGAAAGAACAGGAATCTGACGTTGCTGAGCTCCAAAAGCAACTCAAGATTAAGGCAGTAGAAATCGAAATGCTGAACATAACAATAAATTCCCTGCAAGCCGAGAGGATAAAACTTCAGGAAGAGGTCTCACATGGAGCTTCAGCTAGGAAAGAGCTGGAGACGGCTAGAAACAAGATAAAAGAGTTGCAGAGGCAGATTCAGCTCGAGGCTAATCAAACGAAAGGGCAGCTATTGCTTTTAAAACAGCATGTTAGCGGCCTCCAAGCAAAGGAGGAGGAAGCTTTCAAGAGGGATACTGATGTTGACAAAAAGCTTAAAGCTTTAAAGGAATTAGAGGTTGAAGTTGTCGAGCTTAAAAGGAAAAGCAGAGAGCTTCAACACGAAAAGAGAGAATTGGCTATCAAGCTGGATGCTGCCGAGGCTAGAATTGCAACCCTCTCTAATATAACCGAG ACTGAGATGGTTGCAAAGGTAAGAGAAGATGTTAACAATTTGAGGCATGAAAAGGAAGATCTTTTAAAACAAGTTGAAGGGCTTCAAATGAACAGATTCAGTGAGGTAGAGGAGCTAGTCTACCTTAGATGGGTCAATGCATGTTTAAGATTTGAACTGCGTAACTACCAGACACCATCTGGGAAAATATCTGCTCGTGATCTAAACAAGAGTTTGAGCCCGAAATCTCAAGAAAGAGCTAAACGCCTCATGTTAGAGTATGCAGGATCGGAGCGTGGACAAGGTGACACAGATTTGGAGAGCAATTTCTCTCACCCGTCTTCTCCAGGAAGTGAGGATTTCGATAACGTCTCGATAGACAGTTCCACAAGTAAATATAGTACTTTAAGCAAAAAGACAAGCTTGATTCAGAAGTTCAAGAAGTGGGGCAAAAGCAAAGACGATACAAGCCTTCTTTCTTCGCCTGCTAGATCGTTCGGAGGAAGCTCCCCAAGCAGGGGTAGCATGAGCATGAAACCGAGGGGGGCATTAGAATCGTTGATGTTAAGAAACGCCAGCGAAAGCATGGGAATCACTTCGTTTGGAATGGGTGATCAGGATCTTCAATCACCCGACACCCCAAAAAATCCTCCTGGTGAATCGCTAAACGGAGTGGCGTCGTCTTTTCACCTGATGTCGAAGTCGGTTGAAGGCGTTCTAGAAGAGAAATATCCAGCGTTCAAAGACCGCCATAAGTTAGCCGTTGAAAGGGAGAAGAATATCAAGGAAAAAGCTGACATGGCTAGAGCGGTTCGTTTTGGCGACAGTTCGAGACTGAATCCTGGATTCGAGCCGAGAGACAAACCCATCAGTCTACCGCCTAAGCTTTCTTCAATAAAGGAGAAACCGCTCATATCGAGTGTATCGGGTGTTGGTGACCCGACAAACGATGGCAAGGCGGGTGGGCTACCCTCCTCTCAAGCAGTGAGCAAGATGCAATTTGCTCACATCGAGAAGAGAGCTCCTCGAGTGGCCCGCCCACCTCCTAAACAATCAGGAGGCGGTTCAGTCAGTGCAACCATTGCTCCTCCATTTGGTGGGATACCGCCTCCTCCAGGGGGCCCCCCTCCACCTCCTCCACCGCCTGGTGGCGCGCGTGGACCTCCCAGGCCACCTCCGCCACCTGGAAGCTTACCTAGAGGAGGTGGAGATAAAGTTCACCGAGCTCCCGAGCTCGTTGAATTTTACCAGTCGTTGATGAAACGTGAAGCAAAGAAGGACACAACGTCGGTAGCATCGTCTACTGTGAGCGCGTCAGATGCCAGGAGCAATATGATTGGGGAAATTGAAAACCGATCCACTTTCCTCCTTGCT gtGAAAGCGGACGTGGAGACTCAAGGTGACTTCGTGCAGTCTCTGGCTACTGAAGTCCGAGCAGCTTCTTTTACAGGGATTGGTGATCTGGTTGCGTTTGTGAACTGGCTGGATGAAGAACTTTCTTTCTTG GTTGACGAGAGAGCGGTTCTGAAACACTTCGATTGGCCAGAAGGCAAAGCAGATGCATTGAGAGAGGCAGCTTTTGAATACCAGGACTTGATGAAGCTAGAGAAACAAGTATCCTCTTTTGATgatgatcctaaactctcttgTGATGCTGCTCTCAAGAAGATGTACAAATTATTGGAGAA AGTGGAACAAAGCGTGTATGCACTCCTGCGTACACGTGATATGGCTGTTTCGCGTTACAGAGAATTCGGAATCCCAACCGATTGGCTATTGGATTCTGGAGTTGTAGGAAAG ATCAAGCTATCGTCTGTGCAATTGGCAAAGAAGTACATGAAACGAGTGGCTGGAGAGCTGGATTCGGCGAGTGGACCTGAGAAAGAACCCAACAGAGAGTTTTTGGTTCTTCAAGGAGTTCGTTTTGCTTTCCGTGTTCATCAG TTTGCAGGAGGCTTTGATGCTGAAAGCATGAAGGCTTTCGAAGAGCTTAGGAGTCGAGTCCACTCCTCACAAACAGAAACAGCTGAAGAAGATGACGACGATGATGGTAAATTGGAGgattaa